tcagtaggaagtccagcgacgaaataaagttctggactttctgcagcgaccaacgacatcacagcaggattctgatcgctgctgcgtgtcaaactgaacgatatcgttagccaggacgctgcaacgtcacggatcgctagcgatatcgtttagtgtgacggtacctttactccttacaaaaccacagccaggaacaatATACAGGATAGTTGCCAGATCacggctccatcatgagggacacaggtTTGATAtcttacaggatgccagcttaggggaccacggccccGGCTGTAAGAgtgcagatctgctccattgaccatcactgaaaccatggatacatttgaggtagtcaggatttggactcaCCGGTCACCTAAGCCCCATGGATATGTTTGAGAAAGCAAGGATTGGGATCCACCAGTCACCTGGATCCATGAAGATGTTCGAAGATGCCAGATTGTGACCCTCAAGTCACCTGGCCTTGTAACTCAATGGACTGTCCTCTTCCTTAGCTTGTCATTATCTCCgctctgtgcgtgccacaggtgggggtagtcGGCCCTAGTAGCAGCTCTATTGCCGGCGAGTCAGCAGAAAGGGGAGAATTTGCACCATTTTGGGTATTTTGCTggaactgttctatgtgttatttgtctgttttgtggttcaggaaagtattgccacactgttttaccctcacccgatTTTGTTTGCGTTGTATTACACCCATGGTAAAAGGAATGCATGCTTTCAGTGGCATGAtctctggtccatgcggtttcagctAGCGGACTAGAATCCCTGCTGACCCCCGTGTCTTCACACCTTCCATACCTTGTAATAATTTAATTGCCGCCTTTGACCTGGCTAATGTCTGaacatattttttaaaatgtggagcccaaaattggatcccatattctagatgtggcctcacaagtgatttataaagggggtaacaatatgttgggattgctggattttatttctctttttatacATTCTAAAATCTTGTTCGCttttggaaaatcaaattacaggctgatccaacttcagtggaaatgccttatgacaaggaaaagatgctcagtattgtgtgtggcctccacgtgcctgtatgacctccctactgtacaactcctgggaatgctcctgatgaggaggcggatggtctactgagggatctactcccagacctggactaaagcatccgccaactcctggacagtctgtggtgcaacctgacattggtggatggagtgagacatgatgttccagatgtgctcaatcggattcaggtctgaggaatgggtgggccagtccatagtttcaatgccttcatattgcaggaactgctgacacactccagccacatgaggtctgtcattgtcctgcattaggaggagcccagggccaactgcaccagcatatggtctcacaaggggtctgaggatctaatctcggtacataatggcagtcaggctatgtCTGGTGAGCAGATGGAGGGCTGTGCCGCCCTctaaagaaataccaccccacaccattactgacccactgccaaaccggtcatgttgaaggatgttgtaggcagcagatcgctctccacggcatctccagactctgtcatgtctgtcatatgtgctcatgtgctcagtgtggacttgctttcatctgtgaagagcacagggcgccagtggcaaatttgccaatcctggtgttctatggcaaatgccaagcatccagcatggtattgggctgtgagcacaacccccatctgtggatgtcgggcactcaaaccatcctcatgaagtcggcttcttactgtttgtgcagacacatgcacatttgtggcctgctggaggttattttgcagggctctggcagtgctcctcctgttcctccctgcACAAATAtggaggtagctgtcctgctgctgagttgttgccctcctacggccccctccatgtctcctggtgtactggcctgtctcctagtagtgcctccagcctctggacactaggctgacaggcagcaaaccttgccacagctcgcattgatgtgccatcctggatgagcagcgctacctgagccacttgtgtgggttgtagagtccgtctcatgctacaacgagtgtgaaagcacaaccaacattcaaaagggaccaaaacttcagccagaaagcattggtactgagatgtggtctgtggtccccacctgcagaaccactccttttattgagggtgtcttgataattgccaatattttccatctgttgtctattccatttacacaagagcatgtgaagttgattgtcaaacagtgttgcttcctaagtggacagtttgatttcacagaagtttgatttacttggagttatattctgttgtttaagtgttccctttattttttggagcagtgtatttcTGAAGGTAATCTCTTATAATGCCatcaaaaactttgcacactactgacGTCAGACTTATCGgatggtagttgcctggatccaccttcgtACCTTTCTTATATTTGAACCACAAGAGCCattctccaatcctgtggcaccacccctgttacaagagagtctaagaatgagATACattggtctgtcaattactgagctcaattccctcagtatccatgTATGAATTCCATCTGGGCCaagggatttgtcaatgtttaatttgttCAGAGTCAGGCATACTTCTTCTTGTGCTagactagttatatcaggtggtgaacgttgatttttgccttgttgaatgatccctggaactgttagttcattggtgaacatggatgaaaattgcctgtttaatatctcagacTTTTCTTTGCCCTCTATAATTATCTTATCATCTTTTAAGGGGCCTATACCATCTGTTTTTTTTGTATTGATGTATTTATACAATTTTTAGAGATTTATCTTAATGTCGCTGGCAaattgtttctctgtagataactttgctagcttgattttttttttacatttcttactgagatctttatactcctgaaatgctagtTCTGTATTCGCggccttcaagattttgaatgaTGTTTTGCATGTATAGTAGAGAAACTGATAATTTACTTGAAAGGTTTGTCCACTTTTGACAATATCTAATTTTTAAAAGATTCTCTCGAGAATAAGCTGATCACAAATTCTGACACCTCCAAGGACCAACAGTAATCCAAGGGGAAATCTAGCAGTAAGTGTTGTATTTCTCTGCAACACTACAGGGGAAATTTAGAATTACACAGTACCCAATTAAATAAATGTGTTTTTGGTGTAATAAAGGACTGGATAGGTGATCCTGACAGAGAAGTATTTTTTTATACTCATTCTCCCTGTTAAGTGATGACTTCTATGCTGTGATTGCTGTGATTTCAGTGTGTTTCTCAATAGACTGGTACATATTAGGGGTGACATTAAAGGTGAAAAAAGTTCTAAAATAATTCTTATTGTTATGACATTTTAAATGACAAAAACCTAGCATTATAATTGGGTGGTGAAGAATTTTTATATTCACTGTATATAATCTCATAGCAAGCACTTGTTCTACCAATTGTAATATTCCTGAAAGTCAACTGCCTTGAGACCTTGAAATTAGTTCGTTGGATTGAGCTTTCATCTCATCTTCTGTAAATGGGATAGCTAGATAGGGTATTTATTTAGTAGCTATAGGAGAATGAGTACAAAGCCAACAGTCTGTAATATCAgggttttttttaaagggactctgtcacgccttgtgcaggcgtgtactatggaggtcagagaatgaacttcaatccaatattgcagccagcatgcagccggcgggtaaggaaagggtgaatcaaacatccaaaaaccccgtccctatggctgaagattgttccctccaaattcaggtgacagagtccctttaaatatctgTACTAACCTCCCAAGACTGATTAGGATACGTTCTCAGAGATAGAGAGCATGCGAAAGACAAAGACTTACTTACTGcagtttattgtgtctctccttctTCAAAAAATGTCCCTCTATCAGGTCCCAGAAGGTGGAAATCTCAGTGGTCCCTCCAAAATGTAAAAGCAGTTTGAATTCCAGTTTAGAATTTTCTGGAATTCAGTTTACGGCGGTCGAGAATAAGAAATGTACAACTTGTGACTTCCgacaatttttgtaaaaaaaaaggactGATCGTTTATTGTATAATCTTCATGAATATAGGTATCATGTGCACAAATTTCAGCCGTTCTTATGTGCTAGCAAATAGCTTAATACATAACCGCATAAAAAGTTAAAATGTTTCTTTAACCCATTCCTTATTCTAACACAAGCAAAAAATGACTTTCCAAAGAGCTCAATCGATAAAACTTATCTAAAGAGCACACAATTCTTGAAACTCCCATAGGCATTACTTAATATATTTTCTATGTACAATATGATAATCTTCATATTTATTTGTAACCTGCTTAGATCAGATATCCGAAAATTATTTTATCTTGGCAAACTCAAATCACATTGAGCCACAATGTGTACTGATGGTAAACCCATTGTAAATATTTGTATGACCCATTTAAAAAATGATAAACTTTTGTTATTAATTTTCAACTCAAAACACATAGTTAGAACCATTTCAACTTTTACTTGAGGAATTACATAGGTTTAACTGCACACAAGAACATAtggttttatattattttatttttatcctaGAAAACGTATTTGTTTATCCCTGGCTGTTTTTCATTCACCTAGTGTTGACTTTCCTATTTCATCTGCTACGAGTTTCTTCCAAGCTTTTATTTCTCTTTCAGTAAGCTTAAAGTCTTCAACATTGGAAATGTAacagcaagtagaaaaagtcatggAAGTGTGGAAATTAATTAATGGCTGCATGTGTTAATGATATACAAATGATTAAAAAatggaaaccaaatttaaaaaatatcTAAATTTATTTAGTATTGAGCATGAGTGCCAAACACAGACGTACGTGCACTCATATGCCCTAGTATGATATCTGTGAGGTTATTAATGATTGTCTGAGCAATGTTCTGCCATTTTGGCCAAGCAAAACATCAAAATCCGCAGCTAGCAGCTCCCTTTGCAAATATCGACCAATAACATCCTAGAGTCAGGGGACGAGGTAGACCCAAAATGGTTTCTGGGACACTTTGAAGAAATGGCTTCTGGTTTCATGATCAAATCAATGCAAAGCCAAGCTGTTAGTGTATCTGGAATAAAGCCTAGCGGAATCTCgctaccatacattatgccactccacaccataatCCTGGAAGAAGGACCAGTGTGACATTCCttcgtgaaggcctcttcatggcctTGCTGACATGGTCTCCAGATCAACCTCTGGCTACCATTGTATCTAAGATAAAAGCAAAACTCATACCTGAAGAGGATAGACTTCTTCTCCATCGTTCATTGCTGTCTTTCTCTGCCCATTACAGTCTTTGACAGAGGTGTCGTGAACTCAATGGAACGCCTTCACAAGGAAATTTCAGACTGGTCCTTCTCTCAAGATTATGGTAAggggtggcataatgtacagtagccagacccctctagtcttcatttcaGGTACACTAACAGCTTGCCTTTACATTGATCAAGTCAAGGAACCAGTGGTATGGTCATTTATCTAAAGTGTCCAAGGAGCTGTTTTTAACACAACAATGTCAGGTTTCTTGTTGCTCGTGTTATATCCTgcatggcctaaacatgctaccacGGCCTTtagcatctctggacttgtcttgCATTGTGCACATCTTAGAGCTGCCAGCAGAGCACGTTgaagatttgcccaagtgcattcagcgtacAGAACATTAATTAAACAAACATTAATAACCTCCTAGACAGAagccaaggtgtgtaagtgtgtgtatttctgGCCATTGtgctcatactcgatactgaataaatgGAGATGTTTTGAAATGTTTTCGCCATACTTTCATAATTTGCATATTATTAACAAGTCTATCTGTCCTGTGATTTCCAGAAttacacaacttttccttcttagtGTTGTCATTTCAATATTGAGAAATGTATATTTTCTGACATTGTTTCTTATTTATGCCACTTGCCATAGCTGAACTATATAATAGTAACCTATATTACTTATTTTTTTAGCATatcttttttttaaagcaaatcaATTTCATTTGTAATTTCTAAATAGACAACTGGTTATTAAGCCCTCCTGTTTAAAATTGAAGCATTTTCTACCCAAGAACTTTCACTGCTTTAGTAGCTCATCTTTGAACCAGTTCTGATTTACCAGTGCCTTTTTTTAGTGAGGTCCCCAGAGCTGAACCCAGTATTTCCGATGTGATCTCACTATATCCCTTTATAGTTGGCTCTCGATTTCCCTTTATCTATTTGCTATTACCTTATCTACGCTGCCAAGTATTTCACTTGAGTTCACTATTATCTGGCCGCACTGTCACCTAATTTGGAGAGAAGACAAAAAGTCTTTGCTTTAATCCTTCTTTAAATTTGCGTTCTACAAAATTCTGGAATCTATGCAACATATTACACAACGTGATTGTCCTCCACTCTCAAAAATTTAGCTACAATTTCAACACCTGCAACCATTTTATTAAAACCGGAAATTCAGGAGTCTTTAGTCGATGTGGTGAATTTATCCCAGCTGGTCTTACTGCTTGAGCCGATCACACAACAAGCAAGACGTGTGCCGGCATTCCCATTTTCCAGACTGGCCTGATTATCGCCTTTACCTAGGTCATCAGCCATCTTATGAACAACAATCGATTTACCAAAAACAGAGTATGGACCGAACAGTGTGGCATGAAGATGAGTTAGACGTTGCTGGATCTTTCCATCTTGCACTATAAAATTCCCAAAGTCCCCTGGATGCTGAGGATGATTTACAGAAAAAGGGTTGTAATGTCCACCAGTAGAGTCACAGCCATTGCTGAGATCTCCAAAATTGTGGATATGAACTGCTCTGGTAGATTCACTGTGATTCAGAGGAAATCCTTCCACGTTGAAGTGTGCTTCCAGCTTTCCATTGGGATAGGGTTGCCTGAATAAAACCTGTCCTGTAATTTTGGCTTCACTTGCATTCAGTtttggatttggctgcagattacATATCCCATACGTATTGTTATCGGGATTGTTCTTGATGGGAATTCCAATGAGGATTGTGTTCCATATGTCATCCACCTGTTGGGACATGACCGTCAGCATTTGAGCTTCATCGCTGGGCAGTGTCCCAGTTTCTACACTGTAGAAAGCATATATATATAAGATGGAGGCAGAGTAAAACATGGAGGTCATGATGATATGCTTCCTAAAGAAAAACAAAGACCGATGTTA
This region of Ranitomeya imitator isolate aRanImi1 chromosome 1, aRanImi1.pri, whole genome shotgun sequence genomic DNA includes:
- the LOC138657116 gene encoding extracellular superoxide dismutase [Cu-Zn]-like, whose product is MTSMFYSASILYIYAFYSVETGTLPSDEAQMLTVMSQQVDDIWNTILIGIPIKNNPDNNTYGICNLQPNPKLNASEAKITGQVLFRQPYPNGKLEAHFNVEGFPLNHSESTRAVHIHNFGDLSNGCDSTGGHYNPFSVNHPQHPGDFGNFIVQDGKIQQRLTHLHATLFGPYSVFGKSIVVHKMADDLGKGDNQASLENGNAGTRLACCVIGSSSKTSWDKFTTSTKDS